Below is a genomic region from Culicoides brevitarsis isolate CSIRO-B50_1 chromosome 2, AGI_CSIRO_Cbre_v1, whole genome shotgun sequence.
CAGGTGTtgcaatatcaaaaaatttactgcaAATGCTCGATCGCATAAAGGACACTCGTAACTCTTCTCGTCATGTACTTGCTTGATGtgtttcttcatatttttcttcgttttgaaCGTGGCGCCGCACAATTCGCATGGGAATGGCCTCTCATCGGAATGTGTCGTCAAGTGATTATCATAGGAGGTCTTCAGAATGAATTCTTTTCCACAAATATTGCATTGGAAAAACCTTTCGCCGGTGTGCGTCGCTCGATGTTTCTTCATGTGATACGTATTCAAGAACGTTCTTTCGCAAAAATCGCATTTAAAGACTTCTTTATCCTCAGGATGGTCGTATCTCACGTGTTTCAGCAGCAAATGCGGTGTTGGAAATTCTTTTTTGCAATGACAACATTTCACGGGAAGTCTCAAATGAACCGTTTTAATGTGCCGTCGAATACTAATCTTGGAATTCATGACTTTGCCACAAATGTCGCACACGTAGGGATCGTTTCCGTTTCTCACGTGCTTGATGATGTGCGCTTCTGTCTTCAGCAGGCCACAAATCGGGCATAATCGAGGTTTTTTCGCGTCAGGATCCGGCGTTTGCGTGTCTTCATCgtcattttcgaacaaaaatcgcttccgtcgtcgtcgtttggtccaacaaatatttatgtgtGACTCCAGCATCTTCGGATGGAACGACATTTTGCAATGCGGACAACTTTCCTTCTCTTCCGGATGCTTTTTCTTGTAATGAATTGCCAAAATCTCCCGTTTTTCGTATTGCGACCCGCAAATTTCGCATTTAAAGGGTCTGTAAGtactttttacctttttttcttcgttcaatTTGGGTCTCCGCCGGCAAGATCTCAAATGTGTCAGCAACAACTGCGGAAATTGCAGTTTTTGGCAATAGGGACAACTTTCAGTGCGAGTTTCGGGATGTTTTCGCAACACGTGCTTCTCGTAGTACTCGCGacacttgaaaattatttcacaaatCTCGCATCGCCAATATtcccaatttttattttgacttttttccgGTTCTGGAGGCTCTGGATGAACTTCTGGCTCGAGCATTTCCATCGTGACAATCGGTTCAGCGaatatttcaacattttcttcCTTGATTTCGACATTTTTGATCCATTTTAGCATTTGATCCTgagttttttcgcatttttgcttgaaacgAAAGGCGTGAAAGAGATCTCCGGCACATTCTTCGCAAATTTCCTGCGGCTCCGATGGGTTGATGAAATATCCGGAACATTTTTCGAACGCTTCTTGGTACGTCACGACATTTTCAAGGCCTTCAAGAGCTTCTGAGAGCTTAAAATTACGAACAGATAAGGGTTTAAGACATCCTCGACAGCTTTCAGCAACTTCCATTCCAagatttttgactaaaattttttgtttatgtttgaaaatcaaaatttgagttGAAAATGGACTGAAAATGGAATGACAGTGATTTGTTTACTTCTCTCGCGGTAATTTTTCgcaacaaatttcaataaaattcgtcATTTTCAAGGGAAAAATAGCAATTTTCGAAggtaaattcatgaaaaattgagttttgggacaatttaacgttaaatttttcactttcagaTGTCTCCGATTCCGAAATACACGGATGAGGAATTCAAGAAAGCCTatgaaatggcaaaaaaaggcAATTCCATCCGGCAATCCGCATTCGCTTATGGCATTCCCGTGTCGACGCTTCGTAAGGCACTGGTCAAAGGAGTTCTTCCGAACACGGACAAGCACGCTTTGGCGCAACAACTTTCCGTTTTGACGCCCGAGGAGGAAAAACGGTTGTACGATTGGATGTTAAAGTGCGGGGAACGAGGACATCCACGAACATCGAAGCAAATTCTCACCGCCGCCTACGAGTTGTCGCTCGAAAGCCCCCGGCCAAATAACTTTCCGAACAGCAAACCGTCGAAAATGTGGTTGATGCGATTTTTCCGGCGCGTGCAGGAACGTCACAATATGCTTTGTTTGAACATTATGCGGCCGTCGTCACTCGTTTCGGATTACTCGTTGCAACGAAATCACGAACGATTGGAggaatatttgaagaaaaatggtCTCGACGAGGTTTTGGAGACTCCGGAACGGATTGGAAGTTGCGACGATgtcttgataaatttaattgctgGGCATCGGGATGACAAAAATTACGGCGTTGACGTTTACAACTCGATTGATGTCATTTTTACGGGCTTGGCGAACGGAAAAATGCTCACATCGCACATAATTTACAAGGAAATTCATTTTAAGGACTTACCATCGAAAGTTGAACTGTCGCATGGGGCTTCggaaaatggatttttgaatgcggaaaattttttggcctATTTGAAGAACGTGGTTGTCCGATTTTTGGaggaaaattccattaaacgcccatttttgttgtttatcgaCGACATTGGAGCCACTTTGGACATTGCGGTGTACGAATTTTGCGAGGAACAGCAGATTTTTCTCGTCACCGCGTATCCGAATGACGTTTGGGTCCTCACGCCGCTGGATTGTGGTccaattcacaaaattaagaCAATGTGGAAtacttttttgtacgaaaaacgcATGAAAAGTGTCATTCCCCGTAATTTCGGGGCAATTTTCGCGGATTTCACGAAGGATTTGATGAACGACAACACGGGCGACGTAAAAGCAGCGCTCAAAAACGGCTTTAAGGACACGGGAATCTTCCCGTGGGACATCAACTGCATCGATATGAATGCAATGACGACTTTTTCGCGCACCCGGAAGGAAAATGAGAACAAACAGCATTACGGGCATCTCGAAACGCGTTATGTATGCACCCCAAACCCGATTCGGAGGAGgaggaagaagaaaatgaCAACGAAATGTCGATAAAATCGCATGAAAGTTCGCGTGAAGCAAGTCCAGAGCCCGTTAAAGTCGAGGAAGTGCAAGAAAACTCACCGAAAAACGCATTTAGTGACAACAAAATTTGTCGCATATGTCTCGGGGTGTTCGAAAATGGCGCCAAATCGATTTCTATGAAGTCGGAAATGCCGAGGTCAGTGGCGTTGGATACCAAAACTTATGCAAAAGCGTTTTCTTCGTGTACTGGCTTTCCGTTAAAGTCTTCCGAGTCGCAAGAAGTGTGTAAATTGTGTTCGTTGGAGTTAATTGCTGCCTATCGGTTCATCGAAAAGTGCCGTCAAACGCAAGAAACGGTCGATAAATGGCAGGAACACTCGGAAATTGAGCAGGTAGATGTCAAAGTTGAGATTGATGAGGACATGAAAGACGAATCTGTGTCGCCTGAGGTACTGATGAAGGAAGAAAATGACGAAACTGTCACCGAAAtggacgatgacgacgatttGATGAGCGAAACTTCCGTCAAAGATGATTCTCCGATGACAAAATCCCATTGTTGTGCATATTGCAGCGCCCATTACTCGAGTTTCCATTCGTTGCGACgacatttgaagaaaaaacacGCAAAACCGATCAATTGTGACAACTGCAACATAATTTGCAAGACATCGAGCGCCATGGACAACCACATGCGACAAATCCATCCCGAAATCCCGATCGAGTTGCCGTGCAACACGTGTTCGCACATCTTCAAGAGTTATTCGGATCGCGAACGATCGAGTCACAAGTGTTCGCAGCAGTTTTTGTGCGTGACGTGCGAAAAAACTTTCGCCGATAGACACAATTTGACGTTGCACGAGTCAATTCATCGCGATGAACGGAGTCACGTGTGTCATATTTGTGGCGCAACCTTCAAAACGGGTCCGAATTTGAGGCAACATCTTGTGGGACATCGACAAGACTCGAATTACGAGTGTCGGATGTGCGATATGGCGTTTAAGCGACGCCTTGGGCTTCAAATGCACATGACGAAGAAACATCCGCAGGATAAAATGCCGGCGCGAGGAgagattttgaacaaaaattgcaagaaacgGTTTTTGGAGCGGAATTTGAAGAAAGTTGGAAATGTACGGAACgtagataagaaatttttggaaacaaTTGGTGGATTAGAATAAGAGTTTGAATAAATCATTACTTGAAAGTTGactttttggttttattttattttaagaagcaagaaccgttttttttctcacgtcaagtttcaactaacttttgatggatttcaaagctaaaattgaataattatgcattctaaggcgaataaatttaatatatccattttttgtctcccccccccccccctcggattttgtcgaaaaaattcagggggaaaaataaaaattaaatataaaatacaaatatttttgacatattttggaatttttatattaaaaaatcatgaaaaattactttttatggtaaaaatacaaagaactaaagaaatttgctcaattacgacattttctattgaaatgttgaaaaacatttttttgaaagtcacgtgaccaaaattattttttttttcaaaaatttttattttgggagattttgatgatttttctttacttttaagttcaaattttaaaataatataaactaaaattaaataaatggaaagaATCAACatttaacgtctaaaaacgttaaaaaattacaaacaaaaaattcaaaaatatttatttttttatttccctccccccctcgagaaaatcctcatgggacaaaaaatgaaaatattaaatttattcgccttaaggtaataatatttttcaatttgtaaaaaaaatcatttttcgcacaggaattaaaatttaaaaaaaattaagagaattttcagctttattgctgaatcatatttttttagatatatttaaatttatagatgaattttcaatttttttgtagaaaaattttcatttttaaaaggaaattaaaagaattgttaaaagattttgaatcaaaaaaatttttttttttttaattttaaaaattttctttcatatcttgtcgatttttgatgaaataattttttttgttctttttagaagttttattttttttttaattttaatttatttttttttgtttttatttttataagtttttttttcaatatctatttgaaatatttaattaaaattatttttttttaaatattaaaatttttatttaaatccttaccttttacaaaattcgatgttttttctcgttttctataaaagtttcttgtacaattttaaaattttctcctttttaacGCAAAATTTCCTTCTTTCTCCCCTTAAAATAACGACAGGAGAACTTTTCTCTGTCAAAATTACGctcatgagaaattttcactCTCCCGTTATCCCTAAAAACACAAGGCAAAATCGGTACGAGAAagtttttaacgaaataaCCAAGTTTTAAACGACCACGCAAACATCGTGTGTGTGTCTCGCAATCCTTCCTCACTCAATTTCCGAAGAGTTTCCCTCTCAGTATTTCATTTTGTGTTTCATTAAAGTTTCATAAACTCCGTACGATGCCGACACAACGAGTTTTACGTTTCTTTTTATGTTACTTGTTGAATTGAATGTCTCTCGTGTGTCGTGGCAGCAGCAGGCACGGCAGGCAGGCAACATGAATGAATCGTGAAATATGTTGCTTTGGCGAGGAAAACGAAGTTGTGTGGGGTAAGTAGCGACAGACGACGCTTTTTACGAGAAATAGACAAGAAGATAGATGAAGGAGGACATTGAAAAGCCATAAAATTTCTCTGCACGACGCGACGTGTATAGGGTGAAAAATGATCCAGGCGAAGGAagttagttaaaataaaatattttcgtaaatATGTTTTAAGGGAAAAGGTGAAATAATGAACCGAAATGTTTTTGTATTGTTGCCGTTGGGAAATTTTTCCGAGAGAAGTGCATTAATTAAATGCCCAACTTTTTTGGGGTTTTGCTGTGGATTCGGTGCCTTTCGTTTGGATGAAAGGCGATATCGATAGatggaaaattagtttttgtttgAGAGAAATTCCGAAAGAAGCTCGATAAATGATAAAGTTGCTCTCTTAATTGGCGAGTAATTAACAGAATGGAATTTTAGAAAGCATTTGAAgggaaattttattgcaaatttatttcattttatatcgattaaaggaaaaatttacaaataattggcaaacattttaatgaaaaatcctgtttttagtaaattttttcgtcaatagttaataaatttgtcatttaattgataaatataaaaaaaatcttttagaggaaaaaaattaaatttttaattatttaaaatgtacaaaatttatctaaaattttaagtaaaataagaatttagaaaaataaaatattaatcattataaaaaaatttttaaaaaataatagataaaaaaataaaaacaaaaacttgagaattaaaaaaaataataaaataaataataaataaataattaagatataataaaaataattaaatttaaaataaaaatctttcaaaaattttagaatttaagtaaaatttatataaatataattttttttttcaaaaattcattaaaataaataaaaattgaaaaaaaaaatatctcaacttttctgaaaaaaaaaaacaaataaggccgctccaattgttttttgaactttttgtcccatgctccattttaaaagtcgatggggcaaaataaaaaaaagattaaaatttcatcgaaattgaccgttttttggtctttttttcatattttttgaaggaatttccccataattttaaaaaaaatttaaatttttaagaattatgtattaaaaatcgtattttaacatgaattttcttctttacaatttttttgaaaaaaaaaaatatttttcaacattttttaacagttttttttacaaaaattttttgtttaaatttttatcttaaaatactctgaaatatattttaaattatcaaatttcaataaagataccataaaatcaactaaaatattaattaatgacaaaaaaccaggcaaaaaactgttaaaattttgtcattttgtatgaaaaagtacatatttcaattttttttttattttgccccccatattttgaaaaaaagttttcgggacaaaaagttcgaaataaatttggagcggcctaaaagtaattaaattagtaaataaaataaaaaattaattaaaattagaattaaaaaaaaattaaaaaattaatttagagttgaaaaaaataataatattaatttattaataaaatattaaaaaatgataaaaaaatattttatgaataaaaaaataaattttaatttttaaaattagatttcttgaaataatttaataaaaaatcataaaattaaacatttaacaataaaaaattcttaaaaattatttttggtaatattaaaattgtttgaaaataattccgAAACCTTCTCTTGCTCATCACATTAGGCAAATGTGGGTCGTATTTCCATTGAAAcctattttaaaacaaataaaaatttaaatgaaaatcttcTAAGCGGCACAAAGAGAGCAAAAAGTAAGATAAACAACCTCTGGTAGTTTAGTTCTCATCTGCTGGAGATAAAAAAgttcgataaatttatttactttatctCGTAGCAGGTGTcgaataaattaacatttattttcaaacaaaac
It encodes:
- the LOC134830243 gene encoding uncharacterized protein LOC134830243 — translated: MSPIPKYTDEEFKKAYEMAKKGNSIRQSAFAYGIPVSTLRKALVKGVLPNTDKHALAQQLSVLTPEEEKRLYDWMLKCGERGHPRTSKQILTAAYELSLESPRPNNFPNSKPSKMWLMRFFRRVQERHNMLCLNIMRPSSLVSDYSLQRNHERLEEYLKKNGLDEVLETPERIGSCDDVLINLIAGHRDDKNYGVDVYNSIDVIFTGLANGKMLTSHIIYKEIHFKDLPSKVELSHGASENGFLNAENFLAYLKNVVVRFLEENSIKRPFLLFIDDIGATLDIAVYEFCEEQQIFLVTAYPNDVWVLTPLDCGPIHKIKTMWNTFLYEKRMKSVIPRNFGAIFADFTKDLMNDNTGDVKAALKNGFKDTGIFPWDINCIDMNAMTTFSRTRKENENKQHYGHLETRYVCTPNPIRRRRKKKMTTKCR
- the LOC134828970 gene encoding zinc finger protein 596-like gives rise to the protein MPRSVALDTKTYAKAFSSCTGFPLKSSESQEVCKLCSLELIAAYRFIEKCRQTQETVDKWQEHSEIEQVDVKVEIDEDMKDESVSPEVLMKEENDETVTEMDDDDDLMSETSVKDDSPMTKSHCCAYCSAHYSSFHSLRRHLKKKHAKPINCDNCNIICKTSSAMDNHMRQIHPEIPIELPCNTCSHIFKSYSDRERSSHKCSQQFLCVTCEKTFADRHNLTLHESIHRDERSHVCHICGATFKTGPNLRQHLVGHRQDSNYECRMCDMAFKRRLGLQMHMTKKHPQDKMPARGEILNKNCKKRFLERNLKKVGNVRNVDKKFLETIGGLE
- the LOC134828969 gene encoding zinc finger protein 91-like, whose translation is MEVAESCRGCLKPLSVRNFKLSEALEGLENVVTYQEAFEKCSGYFINPSEPQEICEECAGDLFHAFRFKQKCEKTQDQMLKWIKNVEIKEENVEIFAEPIVTMEMLEPEVHPEPPEPEKSQNKNWEYWRCEICEIIFKCREYYEKHVLRKHPETRTESCPYCQKLQFPQLLLTHLRSCRRRPKLNEEKKVKSTYRPFKCEICGSQYEKREILAIHYKKKHPEEKESCPHCKMSFHPKMLESHINICWTKRRRRKRFLFENDDEDTQTPDPDAKKPRLCPICGLLKTEAHIIKHVRNGNDPYVCDICGKVMNSKISIRRHIKTVHLRLPVKCCHCKKEFPTPHLLLKHVRYDHPEDKEVFKCDFCERTFLNTYHMKKHRATHTGERFFQCNICGKEFILKTSYDNHLTTHSDERPFPCELCGATFKTKKNMKKHIKQVHDEKSYECPLCDRAFAVNFLILQHLKKAHPEYQLPPKGTSMKKIVAKYCRLTESLEDVEKPVTYQEAFEKCSGYFINPSEPQEICEECAGDLFHAYRFKQKCEKTQDQMLKYLKNVEIKEEKVEIFAEPLTNLEFNEPDSTKNSKFEEEIWKCDLCKAVFKCLKSIRNHMHNAHPENLTEKCQFCKKLQHPQLLDAHKKVCKSRPPDEEKKYKKNQQFQCEICGLCRKFTLPNTQEVLQTPLLVIFAENFYKTKPRFVVTSNEFIYDCQSDVVIAKKEFPSAFLLRKHVRFDHPEDKQDIKCDFCGRKFLNRYHMKLHRATHTGETFFKCKICDKGFIQRSALDKHMTSHSNERPYVCDFCGEKFKNYPNLTNHVQQVHEEKNYECPVCQKNFTTNYLTVQHLKKMHPDYELPPKGTSFMKNKRK